In the Arachis hypogaea cultivar Tifrunner chromosome 20, arahy.Tifrunner.gnm2.J5K5, whole genome shotgun sequence genome, gatgaacaccaaaaacaaatttttgaaaaaattaattttaataactaaataaaaaccaataacctcttaatttacgaaaaagcaaaaataaaaacaaaaataaaaacaaataaacaagcaaaagaaaatatttacattaaccaataataaggcacacgtttgcaattccccggcaatggcgccattttgacgaatggaatTTTCTATCGGTgaaaaaattcacaaatatataatcgcgttgtaagtatagcttctaaaccaacagaaaatcccttcgtacaaacgttttggttgtcacaagtaacaaacctctaaataaattgataaccgaagtattcaaacctcgggtcgtcttctcaagaaattgcaaggaggtgttcttattattggttatgagtcttgtaaattgggggttttgaaagtaaggaacaggtaatttaattggcaagaaaaataaaataataataataaaataaactcttggcaaggtatgaaaattcagaagttctatcatagttatccttatcggtggtgatgagaattgagtttgatcccacttagttaacctttactaaaacaaaggaaagtcaagtggactaattagtgtgatcctcaagtcctagtcaatccctaagaaaggactagagttagtagaattcaagtcaattagcaaagataacaattatcaaccacgaaaagtttgataactcaagagtctccagttaatcaattaaagccaagaggaaaaaaatatctaaattaaattaaaagcattcataaatagaataaagcaatcataaatctaaaataccccaaactacgtttaaacataaattcaaatctaacatggaaaggtttataagctaaattgaaaagataaatatcaattaaagtaataaaataaaagtagaaaataaattaaaggaacattgaacctgtgatgaagaagaaataatcctaaatcctttaagagtaatcctaatcctaaatcctaagagagaggagagaacctctctctctctaaaaactacatctaaatcatgaaaagtgaataatagaagacatgtttttgaatgaatggatttccccactttatagcctctaatatgtgttttctgggccgaaaactgggtcgaaaacagcccagaaatcgctggagaagaaatctgccacgctgattttcgtcactgcgacgcgtccgcgtggagcacgcattcgcATTGCCTAGCGTCAGGAAAACTATGGCAtactatatatcaaatcgaagccccggacgttagctttccaacgcaactgaaatcgcatcatttggacctctatagcttaaGTTgtggtcgttttagtgcgagagggtcaggctgacagctttgcagttccttcaacttcttgtattccttccacttttgcatgcttcctttccatcctctaagccattcctactctgtaatctctgaaatcacctaacacacatatcaaggtatcgaatggtaataagagaagattaaacatatcaaaattaagaccaaagaagtatgttttcaatcatagcacaaaatcaggaaggaaaacgtaaactcatgcaaatcatatgaataagtgtatgaaagattgataaaatccactcaattgagcacaagataaaccataaaatagtggtttatcacagaACTACTCTCAAAATTGGCCAACACCAAGCCAAGACAAGGTAACCGGTCGTTAATTCAGGAAGTCGTCCGAACGCCGTCCGTAGCAACCACGATCGACACTGTTCTACCGATCTACGACCTGGAATCGTGGACCTCCCCTATCCTACAATACCCCCTTGACGGGGTACTACCCGACGACCCCAAAGAAGAAAATCGGGTAAAACGGGAAGCCGCTAACTACACCGTCGTTTTAGGACAACTGTATAAACAAGGATTCTCGCATCCCCTACTCAAGTGCGTTGAGCCCGGGGACACGAAGTACATACTCTGAGAAATCCACAAGGCTGCTGCAGCCATCACATCGAGGGCAAAACCCTAGCCCAGAAGGTCGTTCGGGCTGGATACTTCTGGCCCTCAGTTATCAAGGACTCCATGCAGCTGGTAAAAAACTGCAGTAAATGAGACACGCGCCGACTTCCACCAAGCCGCTCCATACCATCTCAACGTCATAATGGCAGAACGGCCATTTGGAACATGGGGCGTCGACCTTGTCGGCCCCTTTCCCACGGCACCCGGACAACTCTGGTATCTCATCGTCACcatagactactacaccaaatggatcgaGGCCGAGCCCTTGGCCTCCATCACGGCAATCCAATGCCGAAAGTTTTTTGGAGACACATAATTACCCGGTTTGGGATCCCCGAGATCATAATCTCGGACAAcagaacccaattcaccgacaaAAAATTTCGAGAATTCTTGGAAGGGCTTGGCATATCCCATCGTTTCAGCTCAGTAGAACACCCCCAGATAAATGGACAGGTGGAGTCCGCAAACAAGATAATGGTTAAGGGACACAAGAAATGACTCGACGGGGCCAAAGGACTATGGGCCGACGAACTCAGATCACTCCTCTGGTCATACCGAACCACACCCCAAACCTCCACAAGGGAAATCCCGTTCCGCCTGACATACGGCATAGAAGCCATTGTCCAAGtagagattagaaacccaagccCCCGGAGAACAATTGGAAGTAACGACGAAGAGGCAGAACGGGACCTCACAGAGGAAGTGCAAAACATAGCCCACATGCCAGAGTTAGCCTTAAAGCAAAGAACCGGCTTAAGGTATAACCGCAGTGTAATCCGACGGGAGTTCGCACCCGATgacctcgtcctacgacgaaACAATATCGGTGCCCCCACCCCCAGAGAAGGGAAGCTCACCCCTAACTGGGAAGGCCCATACAGAATCAAGGCAATAGTAGGAAAGGGAGCATACAAGCTCGAAAGACTCAACAGCACCGAGATCCCGAGGACCTGGAACGCCGCCAATTTACAATGATATTACGCGTAGGCTCATCCCCTACCTTCAAGTTCCTCTTTTACTTATTCTTCTacttattcttttgtttttttctcttttactcGTTATTTTTCACAAGTGTTATTTTTGGGTACTCTTTCCTCCCACgtcggagggttttaacgaggcccaacttAATAAAATTTCCATAATACACCTGCCCCGCTTCTCCCTATGCTTTCGTAACAGCAAAAGAACGCACGGCCAACATCAATAATCGATCACCCTCGAGGCCTAAAAACGGATATCCACACACTACTAAACAGCCTACCGACATCGAACGGCTAGCGAAAAGCCAATACAAACGGCTAACGAACTCGAACGGCTACCGAAAGCCAATACAAACGGCTTGCAAAATAAAAGGCCTGACCGACCCAAAAAGCAACTATCCACAAATATCTAAGAGCCAACAAACACggctcaataaaaataaaatggccCGATCGGCCTAGTCATTCAACAAAGTCAACAATCCAGCGACACAACATGGCCACACAGCCAGTCAAATCTCAAAAAATTTACAAGTCATAAAATCAgcagaacaaaaaaaaatctactcAAAGATCCACAATACAACCATCCTGAACAACCCTGAACTCCCCCATGACGGACACGTCGGCACCTAGAGCGAGCACTTGAGCCTCAGCCCTCATCGTCTCCTCGGCCGCCATCACCGCCTCCTTCACATCGGCAAGAAGCTCTGTCTTCTCCTTCTTAAGTGCCTCCACCTCAGCCTTTGATCCCGCAACCTCAACTTTCAGGGAGTTTGCTTCAGCAAGGAGCACAGCAGCCTGGGATTCAGCGTCGGAAGCCCTCTTCTGCTCCTCGCCCAGCTGAGACAAAAGCGAAGCCTCGACCTCGGAAAGACAGAGGATCTCAGCCCCGGCCTCCTCGGATGACTTCACAGCCTTCTCCTTAGCCACCTCCGCAACCTCAAGCTGCTCCTTCAGCTTGGCCACCTCGGCCTGGAAATGGCGCAACTTCTTCTCCAAAAGGCCAACTTGGGCCATCACGGGTTCAGCCTTCCGAACAATAACTGCGGATCGGAAAAGGGAGCAATAAATAGACTTGGCCTGGAAGGCCACGTCACAGTCATAAAAAACCCCTCAGTACCGGGCATCAAATGTTGGTCAATGAAAGCCGAAGCATCGAAGCGTTGATCCATCACGGAAGGCACAACACCCTCCTCCTCCAGGTTCTCACTACTAATCTCCTCGGGCCTCTTCTGCTTTCGAGAAGCCTCGGCTGCTGAGACTACAATTACCTCCTCCTCGGGCAAATTCACAGGACCCGGGGAAACCCGAGCTTCAACCCTCGCCCCAGCCGAGATCACTTCTTGCGAAATAACCCGGGAGTCTGCGGCTGGATGGGACAACGGGGTAGACAGAGAAGCCGACGACGCCTCCTCCCGATCCATAGCAGCCTTGAGCCTCGCCAGCGAGGTCAAACCACCAGCAATCTCAActgaaaagggaaagggaaaataTAAGTCCCAAACTCGGCAACACGCCAAAAAAAACACACCAATATACGACCGGCAGGCCACAGGGTCCCCCAAAACGTCTCGGGGATTCAATGGTCGTTCCCCAAACAAATGCCAAAGGACGCTGGCAATATCTTTATCCTCCGGAGTCAAGCCATCATAGGTAACTCTCGTCAACACCGACGGCCCGGCACCAAAGTTCCAATAAGTCGGAAACCGACGTTCACCTTCCATCGTCAACCAGAAAGGATGATGCCCTTGAACAGGGCGCACCTTAAAATACTCCCTTTTAAATCCGTGAAAGGAGTCCTCAAATAACCTGAATATACGTTGATGAGGCTGAGCCCTAAACAACATATATCCTTTTTTATGCTTTCCCTCCTTGGTCGGAAGAGtgcataagaaaagaaaaagaaaaacaggaaCGGAGACCGGAAGCTCGATGTATTCACACATGAGCTCAAAAGTACGAACAGCCGCCCAACTATTTGGATGAAGCTGAGACGGCGCCATGGAACACCGACTCAGCAATGCCTGAATGAAGGGCGAAAAGGGGAGCCGCACGCCAAGCCGAGTGAACATCGATTCATAGACCCACATCCAATCCGGAAGGGTCGGTGAATCGAGGTTCAGGtagcaaaccctctcatcagcaTCGGGGAGGGCGAGCTCGTATTGCCGCTCCGCATCGTCGCCCCCACAAACCGCCCCCTGATCACGGAGCCTTTGGAGATCCGCCTCCGTCATCCGCAACGGGACCCCCCAAACATCACTGGTCACCCATGCATAGAGAGAGGGAACGCCCCTGGACGGAGCTATCGGAGCACCCACACCCTCATCCCTCCACCGATGCATACCTAAGATAGGGAGGAGCACCACCGTCAGCCTACCAAAACTACGCAGAAATAGAAAGGACGGCCAAAAACTATTACCCACTACTAATCCACGCAGTGGTGCTTAGTCcctccaaaaaaataaaacaactacCCCTACCCAGAACACAGCACCAGAAAGCAGCAGGCAATAGTAGGGGTGTTCgcagtgcggtttggttcggtttttgaagGAAAAGCCATCCGATCCGATCGTTTAATTAAgctgcggttcggtttggttcggtttttttttcaaggtcatccgaaccaaaccaaaccaattaaaatcggtttggtttggttcggtttgttcggttttttcattcaaaaaaaattctaCCATACTATTATGCAAAGTCATACAAaatagctaacaaagtcataacattgaaatcgACAAACCAAAATACACAATAGCCAACAAAGTCTTGATCTAAGGAAATATAACGACAACAGAATTCAAAtacgacaattaaagaagtttaatagTTCAACAGTAaacacaactgaaaataaaaataaattgtcattAGCAAAGTTGTGGTGTCTTCTCCAACAAAATAGCTAAACTTCATAATGCAAACcaacctgaaataaaaaaaaatagttacataataagaacaagagttacaataataattataataataataataataataatataaggaaaaAATTCCTACCATAACAACTTAACAAGATGTACTTTAATCAGACTCAACACCAGAATCTTCTTCATTAGGATCACGAGTGGGTGCAAGttctacaaaatatataaaacaagaaacaatgataacaattaatatatattaataaaaactagattaaaataaagaaaattataagtAGAAACTTAACCATACCTAATTCCAACTTCTCCAATTCCTCGATGAGTTCCTCGAGGACAAGTTTTGGAGAGTTTCGGAGCCAATTTTGGGTACAAATTAACGCTTCAACTATCATCGGTGTTAgagaactcctataattattcaaCACCCTTCCTCCAGTACTAAATGCCGATTCTGAAGCAACTGTGGAAACTGGCATGGCTAAGACGTCTCTTGCAATCTGCCCAAGGATTGGAAATTTAGTGGAATTCACTTTCCACCAATTTAGAATGTCGAATTGCACGCCACTCTTCTCTAATGCCTCCATAAGATATAACTCCACCTCATTCTTGTTAGCACTCTCATTGAATTGCATttccttctcaaattccataGCAAAAGAAGTTTCATGTGCCTCAAGCTCTTGTGTGCTATTTTCAGGAGGATCTTGTCGAGTAGACCTTTGATAGTTACCACCAAACAGCCTGTAGCTATCAAACACCCTAAAAAGCGTCTCCTTCACCTTTGAAGTTAAGAATTCAGCATCTTCTTTTTCATACAACTTTTCAAAACTCCACTTAATCAATTGAAGCTTATACCTAGGATCAAGAACAACTGCAATGAAAATCATCATGTTTGTGTTCTTTATATTTCCCCAATACTTATCATACTTGGACTTCATTTTCTCAGCCATGCTTGAAAGTACCGTATCCAAGCTTCCCATCCAATGCTTAAGTGTAGACAATATTTTACAAAAGTCATTAAAGTGTTGAGAAGATGTCACAAACGTTGAACCAGAAACTTGGTTAGTAACAtcgtaaaatatttttaaaaacttcacAAAATGCCTTGCATTCTCCCAATCCTCAGACCTAGGAATCCCACCAGCCATCATAGCATACTCAGAATCTCTCTCCCCCAAACGTTTAAATGCCTTTTGAAACTTCAAAGCACTTTCAAGCATTAAAAAGGTAGAGTTCCACCTAGTAGGAACATCTAAATGGACAGTGCCTTTTTCCAGAATTCTAGCTTCCTTAATCATACTTTTAAACCTCTCAGTACGACCAGGTGATGCACGCACATGCCGAACTGCATTTCTAATCTTTAAAATTGACTCATGCATTTCTCTCAACCCATCATTCACAACAAGATTTAAAATATGAGCACAACATCTAACATGTAAAAACTCTCCCCTTAATGGATGTGAGTTCCAATCCTCCATTCTATTTTTCAAGTAAGAAAGTGCAACATCATTTGAACTAGCATTATCAACAGTGATAGAAAAAACCCGGGATATCCCCCAGCTCAACAAACATCTCTCAATCTTCCTACCAATTGTTTCCCCCTTGTGATTCTTGATAGCACAAAAATTCAAGATTCTTTTTTGCAATTTCCAATTAGCATCAATGTAATGAGCAGTAAGGCAAAGATAGTTCAAGTTTTGCACAGATGACCAACAATCAGTTGTCAAACAAACATTTTGATTTGGTTGAGAGAAAACAGACTTCAACTTAACTTTTTCATTCAAATAAAGCTTCCAACAATCCCTAGCAACTGTGAGCCTTCCAGGAATTGGAAACTTGGGTTGCAAACAACTCGTATAATAACGAAAACCCTCCCCCTCAACATGCGAAAAAGGAAATTCATCCACAATAATCATTCTAGCAAGCGCTTGTCTACAACGATCAACATCAAATGACACGGCAGAAAGTGAACTACCTATCCCTTTCCTATCATCTTTTACCACATCTTGAAAACAAAGAATCTTTTGGGTAGGATCTAATGCCTCCTTCGGAAATTTTTTGCATTGCGACAACAACTGATTTTTCATGTTACTAGTGCCATTTTTATGTGTATCACATGCATAACTAGCCCCACACCAATTACATTTAGCTCTAGGATACTGTGGATTACTAGTTTCATCTTTAGTAAAGTGATCCCATGTCCAAGACCTAGGTCTACAAGGTTTTCTCTTACCTTCATCGGTCTCAGTTTCAGCAGAGTCATCAACGGGAGCTTCTTCAACAGCCCGCCTTTTCCCTCGGCCTCTACTAGCAAGCTTCCTTGTGTTTCGATGAGGAGCTGGCACAGGAGGCAATGCAGTCGGAGATCTGATGCTTGTTGATTCATTCGGAATAGGAACGGGAGGCAATCCAGTGTCGCCCATATTCTCACTTGAACTGACGTCAAACTACATAAACAAATACAATAAATCAATGACAGAAACCAgcaataaacaaaacaataaacaaaACCAGCAGTAAAAAACCAATAAACAAGCAATAAGCTATCAATAAACCAgcaataaacaaaacaataaat is a window encoding:
- the LOC112785636 gene encoding zinc finger BED domain-containing protein RICESLEEPER 2-like — protein: MPLKSLENYKDLFSFIYCRFIDSLLLVYWFFTAGFDYCFVYCWFIDSLLLVYWFFTAGFVYCFFDVSSSENMGDTGLPPVPIPNESTSIRSPTALPPVPAPHRNTRKLASRGRGKRRAVEEAPVDDSAETETDEGKRKPCRPRSWTWDHFTKDETSNPQYPRAKCNWCGASYACDTHKNGTSNMKNQLLSQCKKFPKEALDPTQKILCFQDVVKDDRKGIGSSLSAVSFDVDRCRQALARMIIVDEFPFSHVEGEGFRYYTSCLQPKFPIPGRLTVARDCWKLYLNEKVKLKSVFSQPNQNVCLTTDCWSSVQNLNYLCLTAHYIDANWKLQKRILNFCAIKNHKGETIGRKIERCLLSWGISRVFSITVDNASSNDVALSYLKNRMEDWNSHPLRGEFLHVRCCAHILNLVVNDGLREMHESILKIRNAVRHVRASPGRTERFKSMIKEARILEKGTVHLDVPTRWNSTFLMLESALKFQKAFKRLGERDSEYAMMAGGIPRSEDWENARHFVKFLKIFYDVTNQVSGSTFVTSSQHFNDFCKILSTLKHWMGSLDTVLSSMAEKMKSKYDKYWGNIKNTNMMIFIAVVLDPRYKLQLIKWSFEKLYEKEDAEFLTSKVKETLFRVFDSYRLFGGNYQRSTRQDPPENSTQELEAHETSFAMEFEKEMQFNESANKNEVELYLMEALEKSGVQFDILNWWKVNSTKFPILGQIARDVLAMPVSTVASESAFSTGGRVLNNYRSSLTPMIVEALICTQNWLRNSPKLVLEELIEELEKLELELAPTRDPNEEDSGVESD